The sequence ccatatatggagaaccaaaaacccgcctTCAATGCGGGACATATTAGATATCAGATAACATGAAGTTCCGATTAtagattaaagcttgcttcatttagaattggaacaaacttttgctcatattgtggcgcccctgctggacggatttggaagttcttggcgcccacgtgttggGAATttggtcagcttcacgtatgatttttgacattccaccaatcgactgtactttgtaaacaatcaacatggaagccgaaagaagggaaaaagttgtgcacagttatttggaaaatccattttggtctgcatctaggctagctaaacagctgaaattgcccagaaataccgtatggcgcattatcaaacggtataaagaaacattgacgacgattcggaagcctcaagccctcggagtggaactgtcgaccggaaactgcgtggtaagattttgaagacgattaagaggaatcctaatctgtcggaccgtgatttggccagaaaattcggtgctgcccatagtaccgtgagaagaactcgactccgggaaggaatcaagtcgaatCGAGCtatcaaacagccaaatcggaccattaaACAGAATTGCAATATTAAGctaaatgaactgattggtttattttccaaccatatggaagatttattgattaaaatcagggcaagaagcgcaggaatttgttttcacgcacacattgttaacattactcatacgcttgcaaagagtgttGCTCcttaagaagaaaaaatactacgCTATGCCCGGTCAACTGCTGCCTTCGACCGAGGAGGCCATGTTATGTATGTTGTGTGTTCGACACCAAAGCCATGTTGTGTATCTGGTGGGACCAAAAGGGTGTTGTGTACTATGAGCTGCCACAACCAAGAGATACTACGACGGACAATTGGTATAGGCTGCAATTGATacgtttgagccgtgcattacaAGAAGAATACAAGTAAAGACATCATAAAGTTATCCTCCTGCATGAAAATGCTCGGCTTCATGTCACGAaagttgtgaaaaaatatttcgaaacgcTCAATTCTgccgcacccgccgtattcttcTGACACTGTATCttttgattactggttgttccgacggatgcagcacgatctgaTAGGTAatcggtttacttctttcgaGAAAATCGAAAACTGGCTTTAAACTTGAATCACATCAAAAGACGAGACGAAGTCTTGGCCTaagtacattccttttgtggaatttgaccgtctgtttcaacggacttcgcagtcgattcttagcgttccgaataattgcatggctaggtactatgatcctactgacactaagaattcttccaggtcggggcattaaaccgccaacccgaTCTATTAGACGAATTTCCGGATTTAAAAAGAAACCATAAGTTAATTTCAGACGAAAAACAAAATACTTACAGTTCCCTTTCCGGGCTGGAAGCTCCCTCCTCGCCCGCACTATTTCCGTCAACTCCGTTCGGTACGGGTGGCAGTGTGCCATCGGCATCGAACGATTTCTCGCCACCTCGATTCGATTCCAACGTCGATGTGTTGCTGTTCACAGCCGTAGCCGTCGCGCTCGTTGTCGTCGTTGTCATCGTCGACGAGCTGGTTATCGTCGTTTCATCCAACACCGAACTTTCGATGTTATCACTGTTATCGTCCTCGTCGTCATCATCCTCATCGCTGTCGTTTTCCTCGATCAATTCGTCCACTTCACTGCTGCTACCGGAAGCGCCACTATCGTCCGAACCGAGCGCTTCATGTACCTTGTCAAGCGGACTATCCTTCGGTAACGGCGGCAACGGCCGGTCTTTACTAATCTCGTATTGCTTGCTCTTCTCCAGGTTCATCAGATTATTGACCATATCACGCTCCTGGCAACTGAGAAACTCTTCGTGGACACTTTCGCTGTTCGGAATCAGTGGCAGCGGCTTCTGGGTGATTGTCAGCGAGTGCGATCGAGGTGGTGGTAAGGGCGGTGGGGTGTCGTCATTTTCTGTATCCTGATCCGAGGTGGGTTGCACCACAACGGATAGTTCTTCGAAATCTTCGAATgactgaaattaaaaaattgatCGGATCACCGTGCGGTGCAATCGAAGCAAATGTTCGCTTACTGAGTTATTCATTCGTTTCATACCCTCAATAATGGCTTGATATGAAAAGTATAATTGATCCACAGTTTGAATGAGTCCCATTCGATACTGTCGCAGTTCCAGGAGTACATTCTGAACCGATACTTTATCCTCGCCTTCTTTGTCAATCTATTAAAGCAATCATATCAACATGTTTATTTCTGCATCCGAAAATTATAGCCCAATAACTTACCAAAACAAGGCAGCAATCTACCAAGCAGAAGGTACCGGACCGGCCGATTCCCGCACTGCAGTGGATGATAGGTGGTCCCACGTCTTTATCCAGCGCTCCGGAATCACGAACATCTTTTAAAAACTGTAGAAATGCAACTGGTGAACTCGGAATGCCAAAGTCTGGCCACGTTGTGTAATGGAACTGCACTACTTCACGCGATTTGTTCGATTCTAAATCTGTTAACCTATGATAGATAGATACAACAAAAGTTAAATTAACAAAATATCGACCGCTTCAATAACTTCACGCTTGACGGCAGGCTGCATTTCTTACAAACTTTATCGCTCATACCGATTCACTCAATCGTACGAATCGCACAATCTGAACCGCAATTAAAATGCCACAACGTATGCGTGCGGCGATCTCCACAGCACTGCCCCTGAACTTACCGAAACGTTCGCTTGCAGAAATTTTTGTACTCGATACACTTCAAGTATTCGATTGCCAGCTGTACTTCCGGCAGTTCCAGTTTGTGATCCTCGCCGATTTTCTCCGGCCAGTAGAGATGGCATTTGATCTGTTTCTTCTCGATCAGTTTGTTCAACATCAGAATGGCCCGTGAATTGTACTCCCAAACCATCAGCCAAAAGTGACCGACAGTCAGCGGCAGTGGACCCTGGCAGAGGATGTACGTCCGATCGGCCCGTTCCAGCTGGACGGgaagaaaaattatgttttaatGTCCATGGTGGTATTTTACGAATCACACTTACCTTGACCAAATTTGCATTGATGTAATCAGTCTCGCCACGTTTCAGCACTATCCGGGAATGGTCGTAGGGGGACACATCGCgatatcggttcagccgtcggtTGTCCATCTTTTTTGATTCGTTGGTGCAGAAATCCTTCTGGCGTGCTTCCTGTTCGCTTTTTTC comes from Malaya genurostris strain Urasoe2022 chromosome 3, Malgen_1.1, whole genome shotgun sequence and encodes:
- the LOC131434890 gene encoding tyrosine-protein phosphatase non-receptor type 61F isoform X2, giving the protein MSSNNTTSSSTTNSSNSNNGTNSIVAEYNEIESRNGWCSVYQDIREKSEQEARQKDFCTNESKKMDNRRLNRYRDVSPYDHSRIVLKRGETDYINANLVKLERADRTYILCQGPLPLTVGHFWLMVWEYNSRAILMLNKLIEKKQIKCHLYWPEKIGEDHKLELPEVQLAIEYLKCIEYKNFCKRTFRLTDLESNKSREVVQFHYTTWPDFGIPSSPVAFLQFLKDVRDSGALDKDVGPPIIHCSAGIGRSGTFCLVDCCLVLIDKEGEDKVSVQNVLLELRQYRMGLIQTVDQLYFSYQAIIEGMKRMNNSSFEDFEELSVVVQPTSDQDTENDDTPPPLPPPRSHSLTITQKPLPLIPNSESVHEEFLSCQERDMVNNLMNLEKSKQYEISKDRPLPPLPKDSPLDKVHEALGSDDSGASGSSSEVDELIEENDSDEDDDDEDDNSDNIESSVLDETTITSSSTMTTTTTSATATAVNSNTSTLESNRGGEKSFDADGTLPPVPNGVDGNSAGEEGASSPERELSPNVELRRRKRLERQTAMEEKIREIKRKQKEVESKAASPKKRRKQQETEK
- the LOC131434890 gene encoding tyrosine-protein phosphatase non-receptor type 61F isoform X1, whose product is MSSNNTTSSSTTNSSNSNNGTNSIVAEYNEIESRNGWCSVYQDIREKSEQEARQKDFCTNESKKMDNRRLNRYRDVSPYDHSRIVLKRGETDYINANLVKLERADRTYILCQGPLPLTVGHFWLMVWEYNSRAILMLNKLIEKKQIKCHLYWPEKIGEDHKLELPEVQLAIEYLKCIEYKNFCKRTFRLTDLESNKSREVVQFHYTTWPDFGIPSSPVAFLQFLKDVRDSGALDKDVGPPIIHCSAGIGRSGTFCLVDCCLVLIDKEGEDKVSVQNVLLELRQYRMGLIQTVDQLYFSYQAIIEGMKRMNNSSFEDFEELSVVVQPTSDQDTENDDTPPPLPPPRSHSLTITQKPLPLIPNSESVHEEFLSCQERDMVNNLMNLEKSKQYEISKDRPLPPLPKDSPLDKVHEALGSDDSGASGSSSEVDELIEENDSDEDDDDEDDNSDNIESSVLDETTITSSSTMTTTTTSATATAVNSNTSTLESNRGGEKSFDADGTLPPVPNGVDGNSAGEEGASSPERELSPNVELRRRKRLERQTAMEEKIREIKRKQKEVESKAASPKKRRSLIFTIAAGVCIGVLCVYLYTRNM